In the Ictalurus furcatus strain D&B chromosome 13, Billie_1.0, whole genome shotgun sequence genome, CAGAGGAACTAAACTttggtttaaggtgtttaatagcagtgaatatatcactgatctgatctaagaacagtttagagaaatcattcactgagagaagagtaaaaaggactgtgtaatgtggaggagaagagcagtgtagctttgagtcagtgaactctacaggctttaagacccagctgagtcagttatctgtgattgggactcctgacatcagtgtaattcctgaggtatgaggcgtgtctcctgtttgaataagtgtgcagactgtagctgaattaaaaagatggaattattggtgtttaatgatgaacacattgtgtaacagtgctgagacagcagagtattaattattgctgatatttctgttctaattacagaatgatggagggaaagagatcagactcaccagaacccagctgtgtgtccatgaagagtgaccGGTCAATGGAACTTCCACTTGATTTCAGAGACAGAGCCAGTTCTCCTGATGtgaggtcagtacagtgaggtgttgtacagcagtgttccacctgatcaaactcactggtctcattatgaagcccttcatgagctttatcaggtgttgaagcagtaaaacactaaagtgtgcagtgctgcagctctcggactggcagtgaggaaaactgctttaagagttccgttcagcctgcagtccctgagctggagggtctgtggtgctacacaacaacatttacacctgggacattaatgactagatcaccattttattcataaatatattagtgtcagtgaggaaaccctgaaatcagtgtattgtgttaagaggatagtgttaaatatctgtctctgtatgtattagtgtgttgtgcagctatgaatacatatagtctatattacatcatgtgttttatttgttcacagaccacaaaagaagaaatcaaacatcagcagaaatcagctggactccatattcaaggtgtgtgtgtctttttaatgtgtgtaacttgtgtgtgagtaggttgcaggttttttatttaagataatgACCGTTCACAGGCTTATCGATGTGcagcagcattatgggtaatcagaCAGAATTTCAGTTGTAACTGTGGTAATAGAAAGAgacctttcttcttttcataaaataaaagcatctctcagtgtgtaacattataatatttagatgtgttctggtgtgtttctaaccaggagctggaacacaaagtcatcactctgataaagaatgagctgaagaggtttaggaagctcctgagtccagattacccagcatgcactgagagggaggagggggatgaggaggatctgcacaatgtcagagagggagcgctgaagatcacactgcacgtcctgaagaacatgaaccacacagatctcgctaacacactgcacaacagtaagagctctgagtcatggctttattccatcaggttcactttagagagaggaaatagttttagatatgaACACCTTTAGTTTGAAGTTTGAGTTTAGTATCATGTACATCtggtgcttttctgttctgttcgtggTCCAGTTTGTGATTACTCTGTAAAGTGGTCCTGTTCCTTCAATAATATTTAGTCCATGAATCAGGaatgaacagcagcatttgaaagaattttacattttatattgtgctcagtgattttacattaaaacatgttattactttgtttattagagtctgtggcctctgtgtatcagccaaagctgaaatccagcctgagagagaagtttaaaagaattaatgaaggaatatcacagcatggaagctcagcacttctgaatgagatctatacagatctctacatcacagagggttggagtggacacgtcaataatgaacatgaggtgagacagattgagacagcgtccaggagaccagcaacacaggagacacccatcaaatgtaacgagctctttaaagacaagtccatcagaagagtgctgactaaaggagttgctggaattggaaaaacagtctctgtgcagaagttcattctggactgggctgaaggaaaagcaaatcaggacgtcaccttcatgtttccacttccctttcgagagctgaatctgatgaagcagagaaatctcagtctgatggagctgcttcatcactttttcccagAAATGAGAAAACTAGAATTATTAGACTCCTACACAGTGgtgttgatctttgatggtttagatgagtgtcgacttcctctaaatttccagaagaatgagagattgtgtgatgtTACAGAGTCAGCCTCGGTGGATGTGCTGCTAACAAACCTCATcaaagggaatctgcttccctctgctctcctctggataacctctcgaccaggagcagccaatcagatccctcctgagtgtgtagaccaggtaacagaggtacgaggcttcagtgatcctcagaaagaggagtacttcaggaagaggatcagtgatcagagcctggccaataaaatcatcacacgcatgaagtcttcaagaagcctctacatcatgtgccacatcccagtcttctgctggatctcagccactgttctagagagaatgttgggtggagcagagagtggagaggtccccaagactctgactcaaatgttcacacacttcctgatctttcagatcaaacacaaggaccaaaagtaccatcagaaatgtgaccctgatcctcagcagaccagagagagtatcctggcactggggaaactggctttccaacagctggagaaaggaaacctgatcttctatgaggaagacctgagagagtgtggcattgatgttggAGAAGTtgcagtgtactcaggagtgtgtacccaaatcttcagagaggagtttgggcttcacttggggaaggtgttcagctttgtacatctgagtgttcaggagtttctggctgctttatacgcatttctctccttcatcacaAGAAATGTAACAGAACAAAAAACCACTGATCTGTCTGATCTTTCCAG is a window encoding:
- the LOC128616755 gene encoding NACHT, LRR and PYD domains-containing protein 3-like; the protein is MNHTDLANTLHNKSVASVYQPKLKSSLREKFKRINEGISQHGSSALLNEIYTDLYITEGWSGHVNNEHEVRQIETASRRPATQETPIKCNELFKDKSIRRVLTKGVAGIGKTVSVQKFILDWAEGKANQDVTFMFPLPFRELNLMKQRNLSLMELLHHFFPEMRKLELLDSYTVVLIFDGLDECRLPLNFQKNERLCDVTESASVDVLLTNLIKGNLLPSALLWITSRPGAANQIPPECVDQVTEVRGFSDPQKEEYFRKRISDQSLANKIITRMKSSRSLYIMCHIPVFCWISATVLERMLGGAESGEVPKTLTQMFTHFLIFQIKHKDQKYHQKCDPDPQQTRESILALGKLAFQQLEKGNLIFYEEDLRECGIDVGEVAVYSGVCTQIFREEFGLHLGKVFSFVHLSVQEFLAALYAFLSFITRNVTEQKTTDLSDLSRKSDMSDFLRSAVDKALQSENGQLDLFLRFLLGLSLESNQALLRGLMPQTGSSSHSKQETVEYIKEKIRENPSPEKSINLFHCLNELNDHSLVQEVQTYLNREENFCLRGTRLSPAQWSALVFVLLNSDQELDEFDLRKYDRSEECFLKLLPVVKASRKAELWRCNLTEESCRVLSSVLSSNSSRLRELDLSHNNLQDSGVKLLSAGLENSHCTLEIQRLRRCNLTEESCRVLSSVLSSNSSRLRELNLSYNNLQDSGVKLLSAGLENPHCTLETLSLCWCNLTEESCRVLSSVLSSNSSRLRELNLSNNKLQDSGVKLLSAGLENPHCTLEILSMYNCSITDDGCAALASALRSNSSHLRELDLNCNNPGESGVKRLSDLLKDPHCKLETL